One window of Tenacibaculum maritimum NCIMB 2154 genomic DNA carries:
- a CDS encoding pyruvate dehydrogenase complex dihydrolipoamide acetyltransferase, whose product MAIVINMPRLSDTMEEGVVAQWIKNIGDTVEEGDILAEIETDKATMEFESFNEGTLLHIGVQEGESAPVDSLLAIIGEKGEDISALLSGATTTSSSEEKKEESLEKSTSETTTTSIPEGTVIVTMPRLSDTMEEGTVASWLKQVGDSVEEGDILAEIETDKATMEFESFNEGTILYIGVQEGESAPVDSLLAIIGKAGTDISNLTKGGNTNLTVTSTPRETTKEAPTTETKTTDNKTNEVAISSTSTQRIFASPLAKKIAKDKGISLLDIKGSGENGRIIKKDVENYTPSIQTAEIVSPKATTNTINPSPITDNTITFGEEHTEEIKNSQMRKAIAKALSGSKFSAPHFYLNIEVDMENAIASRKTINNVPNVKVSFNDMVVKASAMALKKHPQVNTSWTDNTTKHHSHIHVGVAVAVDEGLVVPVVKHTDALSLTQIGASVKDLAGKARNKKITPAEMQGSTFTVSNLGMFGIESFTSIINQPNSAILSVGAIIEKPVVKNGEIVVGNTMKLTLACDHRTVDGAVGAQFLQTLKMYIENPVTMLA is encoded by the coding sequence ATGGCAATAGTAATAAATATGCCGCGTTTAAGTGACACCATGGAAGAAGGTGTTGTGGCACAATGGATCAAAAATATAGGTGATACTGTGGAAGAAGGTGATATTTTAGCTGAAATTGAAACGGATAAAGCTACTATGGAATTTGAGTCTTTCAATGAAGGTACCCTTCTACATATTGGAGTTCAAGAAGGTGAAAGTGCTCCCGTTGATAGCTTATTGGCTATTATCGGAGAAAAAGGAGAAGATATTTCTGCTTTACTAAGCGGCGCTACCACTACTTCTTCTTCTGAAGAAAAAAAAGAAGAATCTCTTGAAAAAAGCACATCAGAAACTACTACAACTTCCATTCCTGAAGGCACTGTAATTGTTACAATGCCACGTTTAAGTGATACTATGGAAGAAGGGACTGTTGCTTCTTGGTTAAAACAAGTAGGTGATTCAGTTGAAGAAGGTGATATTTTAGCCGAAATTGAAACAGATAAGGCTACTATGGAATTCGAATCCTTTAACGAAGGTACTATATTGTATATTGGTGTTCAAGAAGGTGAGAGCGCTCCTGTTGATAGCCTATTGGCTATCATTGGTAAAGCAGGCACAGATATTTCAAACCTTACAAAAGGAGGCAATACAAATCTAACCGTCACTAGTACTCCTAGAGAAACAACAAAAGAAGCCCCTACAACTGAAACAAAAACTACTGATAATAAGACAAATGAAGTTGCTATTAGTAGTACTTCTACTCAACGAATTTTTGCATCTCCTCTTGCTAAAAAAATAGCAAAAGATAAAGGTATTTCTTTACTAGACATCAAAGGATCAGGAGAAAACGGACGCATCATAAAAAAAGATGTTGAAAACTATACTCCTAGCATTCAAACAGCAGAAATTGTTTCTCCAAAAGCAACTACCAATACAATCAACCCTTCGCCTATTACAGATAATACAATAACTTTTGGTGAAGAGCATACTGAAGAAATTAAAAATTCTCAGATGCGAAAAGCAATCGCAAAAGCCTTATCTGGCTCAAAGTTTTCGGCACCTCACTTCTACTTGAATATAGAAGTTGACATGGAAAATGCAATTGCTTCTCGTAAAACAATCAATAACGTTCCTAATGTAAAGGTTTCCTTTAATGACATGGTTGTAAAAGCTTCTGCCATGGCTTTAAAAAAACACCCACAAGTAAACACTAGCTGGACAGATAATACCACGAAGCACCACAGCCATATCCACGTAGGCGTAGCAGTAGCGGTAGATGAAGGGCTAGTAGTTCCTGTTGTAAAACATACTGATGCATTGAGCTTAACTCAAATAGGAGCTTCTGTAAAAGATCTTGCTGGAAAAGCTAGAAATAAAAAAATTACCCCTGCTGAGATGCAAGGTAGTACATTTACCGTTTCTAACTTAGGAATGTTTGGCATCGAAAGCTTTACTTCTATCATTAACCAACCGAATTCAGCTATTTTATCTGTTGGAGCAATCATTGAAAAACCTGTAGTCAAGAATGGAGAAATTGTAGTTGGAAATACTATGAAATTGACCTTAGCTTGTGACCACAGAACCGTTGACGGTGCTGTTGGAGCTCAGTTCTTACAAACCTTAAAAATGTATATAGAAAACCCTGTAACCATGTTAGCTTAA
- the pdhA gene encoding pyruvate dehydrogenase (acetyl-transferring) E1 component subunit alpha gives MKKITKETYVNWYRDMLFWRKFEDKLAAVYIQQKVRGFLHLYNGQEAVLAGALHAMDLSKDKMITAYRNHVQPIGMGEDPKKVMAELYGKATGTSKGMGGSMHIFSKEFGFYGGHGIVGGQIPLGAGIAFADKYKGSDAVTLTYFGDGAARQGSLHETFNMAMNWKLPVVFIVENNGYAMGTSVERTANHTDIWKLGLGYEMPCGPVDGMNPIKVAEAVDEAIQRARRGDGPTFLEMKTYRYRGHSMSDAQHYRTKDEVEEYKKIDPITQVLDIIREHEYASEDEIKAINQEVKDKVAECEKFAEDSPFPELNQLHDMVYEQEDYPFIK, from the coding sequence ATGAAAAAAATCACTAAAGAAACCTACGTCAATTGGTATAGAGATATGCTATTTTGGAGAAAGTTTGAGGATAAATTAGCAGCAGTTTATATTCAACAAAAAGTAAGAGGTTTTTTACACTTATACAATGGTCAAGAAGCCGTATTAGCAGGTGCCTTACATGCTATGGACTTATCTAAAGATAAAATGATTACTGCTTATCGTAACCACGTTCAACCAATAGGTATGGGAGAAGATCCTAAAAAAGTAATGGCTGAATTATACGGAAAAGCAACAGGAACCTCTAAAGGTATGGGAGGATCAATGCATATTTTTTCTAAAGAATTTGGTTTTTACGGAGGTCATGGAATAGTTGGAGGTCAAATACCTTTAGGAGCAGGTATTGCTTTTGCTGACAAATACAAAGGAAGTGATGCTGTTACTTTAACCTACTTTGGTGATGGAGCTGCTAGACAAGGTTCCTTGCATGAAACATTTAATATGGCTATGAACTGGAAGTTACCCGTTGTTTTTATTGTTGAAAACAATGGATATGCCATGGGAACATCTGTAGAGAGAACTGCAAACCATACTGATATTTGGAAACTCGGTTTAGGTTATGAAATGCCTTGTGGTCCTGTTGACGGAATGAACCCTATTAAAGTTGCAGAAGCTGTAGATGAAGCAATTCAAAGAGCTCGCCGTGGAGATGGCCCTACTTTTTTAGAAATGAAAACATATCGATATAGAGGTCACTCTATGTCTGACGCGCAACATTATCGTACGAAAGATGAAGTTGAAGAATATAAAAAAATAGACCCTATAACCCAAGTTTTAGATATCATTAGAGAGCATGAGTATGCTTCTGAAGATGAAATCAAAGCAATTAATCAGGAAGTAAAAGATAAAGTGGCAGAATGTGAGAAATTCGCAGAAGATTCTCCATTCCCCGAACTGAATCAGCTACATGATATGGTATATGAACAAGAAGATTACCCTTTTATCAAATAA
- a CDS encoding head GIN domain-containing protein yields the protein MKNISKTLILLILATTLSSCLFNNIKGISGNRNVIEQQREVKGNYSSIAISNGLNVYITQGKESNIRIEADENLHNVIKTEIQNKVLKIYAEKNIKSAKSKDIYISTPSIKSITSSSGSYVITENTLTANTFTIQTSSGSYVKLRVKTNILSSSSSSGSNLNIIGETDQYTGNASSGSTTNAYDLTSKVAIIKTSSGASIQVFTTNEINAKASSGASVSYKGNPKRVFKKSSSGGNIHAY from the coding sequence ATGAAAAATATTTCTAAAACACTTATACTCTTGATACTAGCTACCACATTATCTTCATGTCTCTTTAATAACATTAAAGGGATATCAGGTAATAGAAATGTAATCGAGCAACAACGAGAAGTAAAAGGAAACTATTCTAGCATTGCTATTAGTAATGGTTTAAATGTGTATATCACCCAAGGAAAAGAGAGCAACATAAGAATAGAAGCAGACGAAAACCTACACAACGTCATAAAAACAGAAATCCAAAATAAAGTCTTAAAGATTTATGCTGAAAAAAACATAAAAAGTGCTAAATCTAAAGATATTTATATTAGCACCCCTTCTATAAAAAGCATTACCAGCAGTAGCGGAAGTTATGTAATTACTGAAAATACATTAACTGCCAATACCTTTACTATACAAACTAGCAGTGGTTCTTATGTGAAACTTCGAGTAAAAACAAATATTCTTTCATCTAGTTCTTCAAGCGGTTCTAATTTAAATATTATAGGAGAAACCGACCAATATACTGGAAATGCTAGTAGTGGAAGCACTACAAATGCTTATGATTTAACAAGTAAAGTAGCTATCATAAAAACTAGCAGCGGAGCTAGTATTCAAGTTTTCACTACAAATGAAATCAATGCAAAAGCTAGCAGCGGAGCTAGTGTAAGCTATAAAGGAAACCCTAAAAGGGTATTTAAAAAATCTTCTTCTGGAGGAAACATTCACGCTTATTAA
- a CDS encoding M15 family metallopeptidase, which yields MKQFILHILLLTSLSVATQNLPNGFVYLKDIAPSIKSDVRYCSHNNFIGTPIDGYENNIVITTLPTAKALQKVQKKLLSKGLSLKIFDAYRPQRAVNHFVAWAKVLKDTVMKQQYYPKIHKKHLFKLGYIASKSGHTRGSTVDLTIVNLKTGKELDMGSPYDFFGPISHVLSKQLTPKQHANRFLLRKRMLEENFKPYKNEWWHFTLRNEPFPKTYFNFPVKL from the coding sequence ATGAAACAATTTATACTACATATTTTGCTACTAACATCACTGTCCGTAGCAACCCAAAATTTACCTAACGGTTTCGTGTATTTAAAAGACATAGCTCCTTCTATAAAATCTGATGTACGCTACTGCTCTCACAACAATTTTATAGGTACTCCTATTGACGGTTATGAAAACAATATTGTAATCACTACCCTTCCAACAGCAAAAGCTTTACAAAAAGTTCAAAAAAAGCTCCTTTCAAAAGGGCTAAGTCTAAAAATTTTTGATGCTTATCGTCCTCAAAGAGCTGTCAACCATTTCGTTGCATGGGCCAAAGTCTTAAAAGATACTGTAATGAAGCAACAATACTATCCTAAAATTCATAAAAAGCACCTTTTCAAACTGGGGTATATAGCTTCTAAATCAGGGCATACTCGTGGAAGTACAGTGGACTTAACTATTGTAAATTTAAAAACAGGAAAAGAACTAGATATGGGAAGTCCTTATGATTTTTTTGGACCTATTTCACATGTACTCTCCAAGCAACTTACCCCGAAGCAACATGCCAATCGCTTCTTACTAAGAAAACGAATGCTCGAAGAAAACTTTAAACCTTATAAAAACGAATGGTGGCACTTTACACTACGAAACGAACCTTTTCCTAAAACTTATTTTAATTTTCCAGTAAAGCTTTAA
- a CDS encoding PspC domain-containing protein: MNKTININLGGFFFHIDETAYQKLKRYLDAIALSLSNDPQGKDEIIADIEARISELLLERITDARQVVNNTDIDDIITIMGQPEDYTDTEDAFTDSSSSKRKTNVRKLFRDGNDKFLGGVASGLSHYFNIDVIWVRIAFIALTFGFGFSPLVYIMLWILLPEAKTTSEKLQMEGEDVNIDNIEKKIRDEFNYFSSKIKDGASELGDKFSSADYEKLRNQTKSGLHDFLNTLGKITTAIFSIFGKFIGVLLMLVAAIVLLSLIIGGFSIGSLEFINIGNNITYYPAFFYDSILPKWILILLFLIVIGIPFLILFILGLRIISSSINKLTKTTSLTLLGVWILAVFGLTFTGIEYGTTKAYDGLKVTKSNLPFNSKDTIHLKVVNNDELYYRHNFRRRKSHHIVDFNGKEKSYCNNVKIDVQESDINIPFIEVKKHSEGKNRREANEYAKEILYQFNTTNNEIILNGYFLSSPNNLYKDESVLVTIYIPKGTTIFFTHSSKHFLYQIDNTENIYDKDMINHYFKMGSKGFYCTDCYAYETYIEEKKNNKPPQLKANDNRAQIEF; the protein is encoded by the coding sequence ATGAATAAAACAATTAATATAAACCTCGGAGGGTTCTTCTTTCATATAGATGAAACAGCCTATCAAAAACTAAAGCGTTATCTAGATGCTATTGCCTTATCCCTTAGTAACGATCCACAAGGAAAGGACGAAATCATTGCCGATATAGAAGCACGAATTAGTGAGCTACTACTAGAACGAATTACAGATGCTAGACAAGTTGTTAATAATACTGATATTGATGATATCATTACAATCATGGGGCAACCTGAAGATTATACGGATACCGAAGATGCTTTTACGGATTCCTCTTCTTCTAAAAGGAAAACAAACGTTAGAAAATTATTTAGAGATGGTAACGACAAGTTTTTGGGTGGGGTAGCCTCTGGACTTTCTCATTACTTTAATATTGATGTTATTTGGGTTCGTATTGCTTTTATTGCATTGACTTTTGGCTTTGGTTTTTCTCCTCTTGTGTATATCATGTTATGGATATTACTTCCTGAAGCAAAAACTACTTCTGAAAAGTTGCAAATGGAAGGAGAAGATGTAAATATTGATAATATCGAAAAGAAAATACGTGACGAATTTAACTATTTTTCTTCAAAAATTAAGGATGGAGCAAGTGAACTAGGTGATAAATTTTCTAGTGCAGATTATGAAAAGTTACGGAATCAAACAAAATCAGGGCTTCATGATTTTTTAAATACCTTGGGAAAAATAACTACTGCCATCTTCAGCATTTTTGGTAAATTCATAGGCGTATTGCTGATGCTTGTAGCTGCTATTGTTTTACTTTCATTAATTATCGGTGGTTTTTCAATAGGGAGTCTTGAATTCATCAATATAGGAAATAACATCACCTACTACCCCGCTTTCTTCTATGATTCTATTCTTCCTAAATGGATACTCATTTTATTGTTCTTAATTGTCATAGGAATTCCTTTCTTAATTTTATTTATTCTAGGATTGCGAATTATATCAAGTAGTATCAATAAACTTACTAAAACAACTTCTTTAACTTTATTAGGAGTTTGGATTTTAGCTGTTTTCGGACTAACATTTACTGGAATTGAATATGGTACTACAAAGGCATATGATGGTCTTAAAGTTACAAAAAGTAATCTTCCTTTTAACTCAAAAGATACCATACATCTAAAAGTGGTAAATAATGATGAATTATACTATAGACACAATTTCAGAAGAAGAAAAAGCCATCACATAGTAGATTTTAATGGCAAAGAAAAATCATATTGCAATAATGTAAAAATAGATGTTCAAGAAAGTGACATCAATATTCCTTTTATAGAAGTAAAAAAACACTCCGAAGGTAAAAATCGTAGAGAAGCAAATGAATATGCCAAAGAAATCCTTTATCAATTCAATACAACTAATAACGAAATTATACTAAACGGATATTTTTTAAGCTCCCCCAACAATCTCTATAAAGATGAAAGTGTTCTCGTTACTATTTATATTCCTAAGGGTACAACTATATTTTTCACCCATTCTTCCAAACATTTTCTATATCAAATAGATAATACCGAAAATATCTATGACAAAGATATGATTAATCATTATTTTAAAATGGGGTCTAAAGGATTTTACTGCACTGATTGCTATGCATACGAAACCTATATAGAAGAGAAAAAAAATAATAAACCACCCCAATTAAAAGCCAACGATAATCGTGCACAAATTGAATTTTAA
- a CDS encoding PadR family transcriptional regulator, whose translation MKIENTKAQMRKGVLEYCILSILQNGDAYTSEILTTLKSAEMIVVEGTIYPLLTRLKNAGLLTYRWEESTAGPPRKYYVLTENGKMFLKELDKTWGNLVNAVNLITSTKSTK comes from the coding sequence ATACCAAAGCACAAATGCGAAAAGGTGTACTAGAATATTGCATTTTATCTATCCTACAAAATGGAGATGCTTATACTTCTGAAATATTAACTACACTTAAAAGCGCAGAGATGATTGTTGTTGAAGGAACTATTTATCCATTATTAACACGCTTAAAAAATGCAGGACTCTTGACTTATAGATGGGAAGAATCAACCGCTGGTCCTCCAAGAAAGTATTACGTCTTAACAGAAAATGGAAAAATGTTTCTTAAAGAACTTGACAAAACATGGGGAAACCTAGTGAATGCAGTTAACTTAATTACAAGCACAAAATCAACTAAATAA